TTGAAGCGGTAGGTATCGTACATATTTTTCACGGTATGGCAGAACATATGGATCGCTATGTGGCATTAGTTGAAAAGTTAAACCAGCAAGGCTATCACGTCATTCGTCACAATCATCGGGGGCATGGCTGTGATGTCGATGGTATTCGCGGTCATTTTGATTCAATGGCACAAGTCGTTCAAGATGCTTTTGAAATTCAAAGTACGTTGAAAGCCCAATTCAACCCTCATTTACCTCTAATTTTAATTGGACATTCAATGGGCTCTATCATTGCACGACAATTTGTACAAACGTATCCACAAGCCGTACAAGGTCTTATTTTAAGTGGTACAGGCTACTTTCCGACATGGTATTATATTGTCAACTTACCTTTACTGAAAATCATTACGCTCGTCTGTGGTAAGAAGCGTCGAATGAACTGGCTCAATCATATGACGACTGGCCGTTTTAATAAAAATTTCAAACCGACACGTACGACGAGTGATTGGCTCAGTTCTGATAAGGCAGAAGTCGATCATTTCATTCAAGATCCACACACTGGCTTTCTTGTTTCCAACCAACTCATTTTCAGTGTGCTTCAAACGATGATGCGGACATCACGTGTGAAAAATATTGCGCATATGAATCTTGAATTGCCTATTTTACTCATTTCAGGCAAAGATGATCCGTTTGGCGCAAATGGGAAAGGGATTCGTCGTTTCGGCAAAATTTTAAAAAGAGGCGGTATCCATCATATTACGGTACAACTTTACAAAAATAAAAGACATGAAGTTTTATTTGAAAAAGATAAAGAAACCGTATGGCGACATATGTTAGACTGGATGAGTCGACAAATTATTAAAAAGCAAAAAGTAGGTGAACGGGGTGTCACAAAATAAACCCTTTATCGTTGCCATTGTAGGTCCAACCGCCAGTGGCAAAACAGAACTCGGTGTCGCACTCGCTAAGGCTATCGATGGTGAAGTGATTAGCGGCGACTCAATGCAAGTTTATCAAGGCATGGATATCGGAACGGCTAAAGTAACTCCGGATGAAATGGACGGTATCCCCCACCATCTCATTGATATTTTAAAACCAGATGAAACATATTCAGCATATGATTTTCAAC
Above is a genomic segment from Staphylococcus delphini containing:
- a CDS encoding alpha/beta hydrolase, coding for MVKSEAMKIAVTDGTVIEARVDRADFEAVGIVHIFHGMAEHMDRYVALVEKLNQQGYHVIRHNHRGHGCDVDGIRGHFDSMAQVVQDAFEIQSTLKAQFNPHLPLILIGHSMGSIIARQFVQTYPQAVQGLILSGTGYFPTWYYIVNLPLLKIITLVCGKKRRMNWLNHMTTGRFNKNFKPTRTTSDWLSSDKAEVDHFIQDPHTGFLVSNQLIFSVLQTMMRTSRVKNIAHMNLELPILLISGKDDPFGANGKGIRRFGKILKRGGIHHITVQLYKNKRHEVLFEKDKETVWRHMLDWMSRQIIKKQKVGERGVTK